In the Pedobacter cryoconitis genome, TCGAGACTAAGTTATCAATCTCATCAAAAAATGAATTATCGATGAGCGGAGAAAGCAAAATCAATGTAAATGGTGAAAATGTAAGCATAGTTGGCAGCAATACAGTTATTGATGGTTCACCAGTAAAAATCAACTCTTAACTTTATGGATAAACTATCAGAAAAGAGTTATCAGTTGGTTGTCAGGGGAAATGTAAAAATGCTGACCATGATGGATAGCTTTTCTACAACCGGAACTTATGTGCTTTCACATTACGGAAAAAATGCATTTAAGCCTGACCTGCAGGAATATGTACTGGAAGAGCGGGACGTGAAGTTAACGGAGTATTATGACCCCAATACATATCAACTGATAGAATATGTAAATAAGTTAGCTTATATCTACAGCAGGCAGCATATCTGTATCAACAGTGGCGGTGTAATCAAAGGGTTATTGAACATGCCTGAGATCAAGACGAAATGGGATAAGCTTAAAAAGGAGCTGATGCAGACCAATCCTATTGCTGCTTTTGAAATTATCAGGCATAAAGAACGTGAACTGGCCAACCCTCCGGAGTTAATTGAAAATCTGGAGAATACACATTTCATGCATTTGTTTTTATATGCGTTTAATTATACGGCCGATGGAGTTGTTTATGAACAGAAAAAGGAGGAAAGAGATCGGATGGGCATTGGCTTTTTAATTCCGGTGAATCAAACTTATACTTCTGAAACGACTGATAATGGCTATAGTATTCATGTGGAGTCTTCATTAGATGAGAAAGGTAAAATTGATAAGCAGATGATATCAAAAGTAACTGGCCAAAAGGAATTTGACATGAAACATTATACAAAGGCCAGTTTCAATTATGACCATACCGGGGTGTTACAATCTGCGGAAATGAAGGTATTCGAGCAAATAAATAATGACTATAAATCAGATTTATATTTAAATCTGGAAAGCATATAAGTTATGGCTGACGAGGAATTACAATGGTTAACGGAAAAGCATTATTTAGTTTGCCCTAAAGGTGCAATGTTCAAACAGATGAAAGTAACCAGCCAAGAGCAGGTTACATTCAGTGGCAATCTTGCGGCAACAACCGAGGATAAGATGATTGGCAATGTATTTATCTGTTTGGGTAGTATGGCATTTATGGCGGGGGCAATTGCAGGTTTGCTAGTTGCTGCTTTAGCATTACTTGCTGTACCAGTAGCAGGCTGGGCATTGGCTTTAATTATCGGCGGTGCTTTATTACTCGCTATAGGTGCTGGTTATATGAAGTGTAAAACAAATGCAGCGGCAAGGATTTGGGTCAACTCCTCTCCTAATTTGGTGATACATCATCATGAAGGGTTGGTTGTTGGTCAAAGTCAGTTAAGCTGCCCTCCGGAAGGTGCGATGATTGATATTAAAGCCACTTTCTGGGAAGCGATGATGAGTACCACGATGAATAATGTGGGGCATATTGCCAACTTTGCTTTTGGATTTTTAGCGGGCAGAGGATTGGGCAGCATGGCGGGAACGTTAGGTACACAAGGTATCAGAGCTGCCGGTGCAGAGTTTTTAACGATAGCGCGAACAGAAATGGGATCCATGTTTAACCCGGCTTCTTTGTTTGGTAAGATGAGTTGGTTTTGCAGAGGAATGCGCGGATTTGGTATGTTCGGCGCTTATAAGGGCCAGGCTGATATCTGGACAAACGATGAGATGAGTGTTACGGACAAGTTATTGGCGAGTGGTCAGGAACTGGTCTTAGCAATTTTTGCAGCCAAAGGAGCTTCACTGGTTTGTTTCCCTGCAGGTACTACGGTACATACAGGAAATGGGGTGATGGCTATTGAGGACATCGCTGTTGGGACATTAGTCTGGACGCTGAATGAAGAAAACGGACAAAGAGAGTTGAAACCGATTACAGCAACACATCGCCGCACAACCTTGAGTATGATGGTTGTTGAATTGGGAAATGGAACTATATTTGAAGTAACACCGGAGCATCGTTTCCTGGTGGAAAATGAGTGGCGCGAGATCCAGTCGATTACTGCGCTGGATGAACTGGAAGGAATTGACGGGGAAAGGGTAAGGATTAAGAATATCGGGTTGATCAGCAAAAGCGCTGTGGTTTATAACTTCGATGTTTTAGACAATGAGAATTACTTTGTTACCGAGGATGGGGTACTGGTACATAATGGGTATGCGAAAAAACTTGATGATGACTCTTATGAAATAGGGGTTAATTATAAAGAAGGTTGGACTCCTCAACAAATAGCTGAAGCTGATGCAAAAATAAAAGCGCTAAACGAGTCTGGAGATTTAATTATATCAACACCTAATAGAGGTAGTAAATCTGCAGCAGATATGTATAGAGATGCCGGATTTGAAATACCTGCTGGAAAAGATGTAGATCATATCAAGGACTTACAATTTGGTGGCCCGGATGCCGTTACAAATATGAATCCACTTGATTTTAGTGTGAATAGAAGTCTGGGACCTCAAATTTACCATCAAACTAAAAACCTGCCTTTGGGCACAAAAGTATCTAAGATTATTATATCACCTATTAAATAATTTATGAAAGAAAGCAAAAAAGTATTAGATACCAGATCAGGCATGTGGTGTATCTGGAACCCAAAAATTGCAAAGGGAGTAAATTCATATGAAGATTGGGAAGAAAATTTTTATGAGGACGATTCTCTTTTAGAACTCATAAAGGAAAAGCTGTTCGTTCCAATTAATTTGCAAAACAATGGAGCTTTAGAATTCATTATTCGAATAGCGCCACAAAAAATATTGAGTGAAAGAGAAGCTAAATATCTTTTAACCACGTCCAACAATTATTTGATTGAGTCTGATGGGATTCTTAACGTTAGTGGAATAGAATATATCGAAGAGACTATAAATGAGTCTCATGTAGCTCAAGTTGAAACAGCGAAAAATATTTATCTGGTAAGTATTGATATCATAGACTGGAAAAAAGAACCTGGAATGACAAAGGAAGATGGATCTCCTGCGGATGGGGCTTTACCTGATCTTATTGTTCATTTAAACACTCTATCAAATGATGTTGTAATAAGTCATAAAATCGAAACATTTAAAAAGTAGCTAATCTGGCCTGTAAGATATACTTATCAAATGATTGAAATTCATCAAAAGATAAAAAGCCTGGGAGATATTATTTTTCGGAAAAAAAGAGAAGAAAGACATAATACCCATCACACTTTAGAATTTATCAAAAGTGTGATGGATGCTTTACCCGAACAACGGGTGATAGATTTCATCAAGGAATATGGATTCTCTACTTTTAAGAATTATGTGATGATAAAGTCATTTGAGAAATCTTCTTTTTTATCTAGCGGAGAGATAAAATTGGGATTAATCTTTGGTTTTGGAGATGGAACAGATAGCGTAAAAGATGCTATTGATACTTACTTTATAGAAGAGCAATTGAATTGGAAGTTTTTCCCTTTATTCGAGGGATATCCCGGAGATATCATATTTTATTCTCTGGAACCAGAAACAAGAGGCAAAATATACTATTGGCATCATGAGGGAGATATCAATGCAGATAAGTCATTGATAGCAAACTCATTTGAAGAGTTTATTAATAACTTATATCTCAAACAAAAAGAGGAGGAAGAAGAAGAGCCAGAATTATCTGCAGATGAACTCGCTTCAGTTAATGAGCGGAGAAAAAGAGTAGGTCTTCCTCTTATTGTTAAAAATAGAAATGAGATTACCTGATTAAGTTTTCAATAAAAAACATGGATACAACCTGGAAGTTCGTAAAGCCCTTAAAAGACAAATCATCTATTCTTTTAGTTGAAAAAGAATGGGGCATAAAACTTCCTGAGATTTTTATTGAGCTGGTAATAAACTATAACTCAGGCGTTCCGGAAAATACAGCATTTAATACAGAGTTTTCAACAGGTAAGAGTTCTGGAGAACTGTTAAATTTTAATCTTGATAGTAAGGATAATGTATTAGCTGAATATAAGAACATTGAAGACAAACTGCCACCTGATATTTTTCCTTTTGCTGCCGATCCGGGGGGAAATTATATATGCTTTGATTACAGAATGAATAAAGAGAATCCACAAATAGTATTTTGGAATCATGAAGAAAGATTTATAATTGAGGGCGATCAGATAGTAAATCCGGATGTTGAAAATGAATTCGATTTACATATTATAGAGCCAGTTTCCAATGATCTCGAAGGATTTTTAAATAAGTTATATACTATTAAAAATGATGAAGATAATGATTTTGAAGGATTTGAATTGTTATAAAAAACACATGTAGAAATACGCTTTAAATGGAATTTGAACAGACTTCACAGAACCTTTCTCTAGAAGATTTAAGAGATTTTGAAACCAAAATCAATTTAACATTACCTGAAGATTTTAAAGAACACTATTTGAAGAGCAATGGTGGTTATCCCCCTTTTGAACATGTCAAAGGAATAAATCACTTATTCACAATAAACGGATTTATACCAATAAAACATGGAACTGCCCCAATTGAAGAAACGATTTCTGATTATAAAAAAAGTGGAATTACCTTTGGCCCAAAAATCCCTTTCGCCTTTGATAATGGTGATAACATTTATTTAATCTCTTTAGATAGCGAGGACTATGAGACTATTTACCTGGTTGAATCCGAATTTTTGAATATAAAGGAAAAACAATATTATAAAGTCTCGAACAATTTCACCGGATTTCTAGCGAGTTTTTACAACGAATAATATCCTAATGTAAAGAGTTTATCTTAACCACTACTCCATCTTCCAGGTTCGGAAACCCCTGAATTTAAGCTCTTAATCGATAACGATTATCGCTGTTACAATTCAACTTCAATCTTAAAAAACTAAAAATCAGCCTTAAAAACTAAGCCTTCATGTTGTCTCGTATGCCCATTCAACACCGTTAAGCCACCATAAATAATTTTTTTTAAATTAAATTTGACAAATTAAATTTTGTTGCTACATTTGAAAAAACAAAGATTAAAAATACAGGGTTCTGTTTTCAGAAGCCAGCAAAGAAAAAAATGAGAAACATCACTACATATTGGTTTAGCTACTTCTACTACTTTAGTAAGAGCCGGGACTGATATGCAATCAAAAAAATCAACATAAATTGTATATGAAAAGTCCCGGCATCCTGCCGGGACTTTTTTTGTTTAAAGCAAAAATTAACGCAGGAGATTATAAGATGAAAAAAGTAACAAGAGTAGCAATACAAGGTATTAAAGCCTCCTTTCATGAAGAAGCTGCTTTCAAATTCTTTGGTAATGACATTAAAACTGTCGAATGCAATTCCTTTAAACAAACATGCGAAGTGCTTGAAGCACGGGAAGTTGACTACGTAGTGATGGCGATTGAAAACTCTATAGCTGGTAGCCTTTTACCAAATTATACCCTGATCAGAGAATATAATTTTGCAGTGACCGGAGAGGTTTATCTTCCTATACAATTGCATTTAATGGCCCTGCCAGGAGTGAAATTGGAAGACGTAAAATATGTAACCTCCCACCCTATTGCTATTCGTCAGTGTATCGATTTCTTTGATGAGTTTCCACACCTTAAGGTAGTGGAAAGTGTAGATACAGCCGCTTGTGCAAAAAAGATCAGAGACGAGCAATTAACTGATACTGTTGCGATTGCAAATACACTGGCTGCCGAGCTTTATGGCTTGAACATTATAGAAAGAAGAATTGAATCTAATAAAAAGAATTACACCCGTTTCCTGATCCTTCAAAACGATAAAACAGAAGATTTGACTGAAATTAATAAATCCTCCATCTGTTTCCAGGTTGGTAACCATGTAGGTGCACTCTCTAAAGTGCTGAACATCTTCGCAGAGCAAAATGTGAATTTAAGCAAGATCCAGTCTATGCCTGTTTTAGGGAAAAGAAGTGAGTATTACTTCTATGTCGATATGGAATGGACAGAAAGCGAGAAATATGACATCGCTATCCGTAAAGCACTGAAATACACAGTAAACTTTAATATAATGGGCGAGTATCTGAAAAACGATATCGTTTAATACAACATCAACAGCATTTAAAATATTTAATACATACCACACACACATTAAATCCCCCTCATCATGAAATTAAACTTAAACATTCAGCCATTATCGAGCTGGATCAACGTTAAAAACGAGCCGCTTATCATCTCTGGACCATGTAGCGCAGAAACTGAAGATCAATTGTTATCTACTGCACATTTATTAGCTGCAACTGGTAAAGTATCTGTATTAAGAGCTGGAATCTGGAAACCACGTACCCGTCCGGGAGAATTCGAAGGAATCGGAAGTATCGGTCTGGAGTGGTTGAAAAAAGCTAAAGCTGAAACCGGATTACCTACAGCTGTAGAAGTAGCAAACGCTAAACATGTGGAAGAAGCATTGGCAGCGGGCGTTGATATCTTATGGATCGGTGCAAGATCAACTGCAAACCCTTTTACAGTACAGGAAATTGCTGACGCTTTAAAAGGTGTTGATATCCCTGTATTAATCAAAAATCCAGTAAATCCTGATATCTCACTATGGATTGGTGCTTTAGAGCGGATCAACAATGCAGGTATCACTAAATTAGGTGCAATTCACCGTGGTTTCTCTTCTTACGAGAAAAGCTCTTTCCGTAACGAACCAATGTGGGAACTTGCGATTCAATTGAAAACGCTTTGCCCTGAATTGCCAATTATTAATGACCCTTCTCATATTTGCGGAAACCGCGAATTAATCCCTTATATCTCTCAAAAAGCATTAGACCTTGACATGCAAGGATTAATGATTGAGTCACATATTGACCCTTCTGTAGCATGGACTGACGCTAAACAACAGGTTACTCCTGCTGCTTTGGAAGAACTGATCGCTAAATTAAGTTTACGTGATCCAGAATCCAACAACGAAGCGTTTGCTGATAAATTAGCCGAATTACGTAAGCAAATTGATAAAATTGATGATGTAATGCTTCAGAAATTAAGTGAGCGTATGGCTATCGTTGAAAAAATCGGTCAGTACAAAAGAGATAGCAAAGTAACCATCTTACAAGTTAACCGTTGGGATGAAATCCTTAAAAAAGGAACTGCTTTTGCTAAAGCCCTTAAATTAGACCTTGGTTTTACAGAGAAATTCTTAGAATTAGTTCATGCTGAGTCTATCAGAAAACAAACTGCAATCATGAACGAAGGCAAAACTGAAGAAGAAATCGTTGAAGCTGCTGCTGCAAAAGCTTAATCATCTGAGTTTTCAAAAGCTTTTCTTAGTCATAGATTAGGAAAAGCTTCCGAAAATTCTGAATACAAAAAATTAACACGAAATGCTCCAATGAAGAAGAATGCACTTGTTTCCTTTAAGGGACAAAAAGATATCCAGGCAACGATAAACCTCACGGGTTCAAAAAGTGAGAGCAACAGGGCATTAATTATTGCTGCAATCAGTAAAGGGTTAGTCAAGGTAAATAATCTTTCTGATGCTGCTGATACAGTGACTTTGAACAGGATTTTGACGGAACTGGGTACAACTGAACCTGAAGGAAGAAGAACGGTAGATGTTGGCCATGCTGGCACTGCAATGCGCTTTTTAACGGCTTATTTGGCTACAATTCCACAGCAATTTTTGCTTACAGGATCTGCCAGAATGCAGGAACGCCCGATTGCTATCTTAGTGGACGCTTTAAAAAGCCTGGGTGCGGATATATCTTATGCTAAAAATGAGGGTTTCCCTCCTTTGTCTATCAATGGAGGTTTAAATAATGTACGTGCAGAGGTTTCTATCAAAGGAAATGTAAGCAGTCAGTATTTATCGGCCTTGCTGATTATTGCGCCAAAATTGCTTGCTGGCCTTTCGCTGAATATTGAGGGTGGATTAACTTCCAGACCCTATGTAGAAATGACGCTGGCTTTATTGGCTTCAGCTGGGGTTTCACATAGCTGGAAAGGCGATAATATCTATATAGGCCCGCAGCAATATCAGGCGGCAACCCTGACTGTTGAACCTGACTGGAGCGCTGCATCTTACTGGTACAGCATTGCTGCACTAGCTGATCAGGCGGCTATTGAACTGCCTAACTTGAAAGAGGAAAGCTTGCAGGGAGATAGTAAAATCCAGGAAATCATGATTGGCCTTGGTGTGAATACACAAAGAACCGCAAATGGCATAGCTTTAAAAGCCAATAAAAACGAAGCACAAACTACAGCTATTCTAAACTTAAAAGACTGTCCTGATCTGGCACAAACTATTATTGTTTGTGCTGCTGCTAAGGGATTAAACCTTGCTTTTACTGGCTTGGAAACGCTTAAAATTAAAGAAACCAACAGAATTCTGGCCTTACAAAATGAGCTGGGTAAAATTGGCGTTACTTTAAATGAAGAAAATGAAGTTTATACGTTAAACTGTGAAGGATTAAACTTCCCGGAAAAGGTAACTTTCGCAACCTATGATGATCACCGGATGGCTATGGCCTTTGCGCCTTTAAGTTTGCTGATTAAAGAAGTAGAAATTGAAGATTTTCAGGTGGTAGAGAAGTCATATCCTGATTTCTGGAAACATCTGCAAAAAGCAGGTTTCACGGTTCAGGAATTAGCCTGATAATTAGAATAGTTTACAAAAAAAATTAAAAACATGGCAGGAAATACCTTCGGACACTTATTCAGGATTTCAACTTTTGGAGAATCACATGGCGAGGCTATTGGCGTTATCGTAGATGGCTGTCCTGCCGGATTGCCTATTGATCTGGAGTTTATCCAGTCAGAGTTAGATAAACGCCGTCCGGGACAATCAAAGATAACCACACAACGTAAAGAGAGCGACACGGTACAAATCTTATCGGGTATTTTCGAAGGACAAAGTACCGGTACACCGATTGCGCTTTTGATTCCGAATGAGGATCACCGTTCAAAAGATTATGAGCATAATAAGACTGTTTATCGTCCTTCGCATGCGGATTATACTTATGATGCTAAATATGGTATCCGCGATCACCGTGGTGGCGGACGTTCCTCTGCCAGAGAAACGGCTGCCCGGGTAGCGGCAGGTGCGATTGCCAAGTTGTTACTTCAACATTACGGAATTGGTATTTTTGCGCATGTTTCTGCTGTAGGTACTATCAATGCACCTAATTTAGCAGCATTGCCAATTGCTGAATTGCTGGCACAGCGCGAAGAAAATATCGTGCGCTGCGCAGATCCGGCAACCGCAAACGAAATGATCGAATTTATAGACAGTGTCAGAAAAGATGGAGATACTGTTGGTGGAAAAATCAGTTGTATCATTCATAATTGCCCTCCAGGATTAGGAGAGCCTGTTTTTGATAAGCTGCATGCCGATTTAGGCAAAGCGATGTTAAGCATTAACGCTGTACATGGTTTTGAATATGGCTCAGGATTTTCAGGGAGTGAGATGAGGGGATCAGCACACAATGATATCTTCCTGACAGATGGAGCAATACCAAAAACACTGACTAATTTCTCTGGTGGTATACAAGGAGGAATTTCTAACGGAATGGAAATCAATTTTACAGTAGCTTTTAAGCCTGTAGCGACCATTATGCATAATCAGCAAACGGTTAATGCTGCTGGTGAAGCGGCAGAGATTAAAGGTAAAGGCAGACATGATCCTTGTGTAGTGCCCAGAGCAGTTGTGATCGTTGAGGCGATGGCAGCTTTAGTGCTTGCCGATCAGTTATTAAGAAATAAATCAAGCAGGTTATAAGTTAGAAACCTGTTTGTACGGACGCCCTGTTATCTAAAAAATAACAGGGCGTTTTTTTATGTTAAATCTTTCACTGAGACTATTTTAATTTAAATTAAATGAATAATTATTTCTATTTTACATATACCTATTTATACCATCAAATCTATCTACTATGAAACCATCATGTGCAGCACTACTCTTATCGAAACGAACAGGACTGGCAAGCACATGATAGCTTCATAACCATTAAAAAAAAATCTATCTACTATGAAAAACAAAAACAGCGTGGCAATTTTGTGCGCCACATTTTTAGTCGTTTTGGTATCCTGTCGTAAGGATAACCTGACCAACAACAGTCAGGATGCGCTCCACCCAAAAGACAAACTTTATTCTGTACAGGAAATTAATGCAGTAATTCAGTCCAGTTTACAGAAAACCGGAGATTTTAAATGGAATGAGCAAAGTGATGAATTGTTATACAGTGCTGTTATCCATGGGGATAGCCTGCTGTCTGTCGGTTATGGAAATCCACAGTCTAACACCATTACTCAAAGTAACAATGCTGAAGCTCAAATGTCAAACATCAGTGTATCTGAAGCAAAGAAAGCCGGAGTAAATATAGACGGCATTAAAAGCGGCATTTTACAGCAGGTAAAGACTGCTGAGGCCAAAGAGAACGTGCTGCAATATGAAAGCCCTGTGTTGACCAATATGGTGGTTAAAATAGGAAATTTAAGTACGCTTCAGGAGCTGCGTAAATCTAAGGCTATCCGCTATGTGGAACCTGCTGATTACAATAAGCATTTATTAAAGAGCAGATCTGCTATTGCTACAGAAAGCCTGAGCTCTGGTGGAGGTGGCGATCCTGCTGAGCTTCCGGGCTGGTTTATCCAAGGCAGCGGAGAGCCTTTAATCCCTAAGAGTTACGGAGATCAGAAAATCCCGGATGCCTGGAAAGTAAGTACTGGAAGAGGTATCACTATTGGCTTAATTGATAACGGGGTTTATCAAGCTCAAACCGCATTCACTTCACAGGAATTTGGTGCAGGGAGAACGATTGCATTATTTGGTACATTTAAGGGCAATTCCAGTTCAAATGATGGCGTATATGCAAATAAAGATGATATGAGCGCCGATCATGGTACTGCTATGGCTTCTTTAATTGCTGCACCGAAAAAGGTAAACCTGCCTGTCGGAATTGCTTATAACTGTAATCTGGTGAGCTACAGGGCAACTGATTTTGTCGCATTATGGGCCTCTAAACAACAACAGGGCGTGTCCACTGCTTTAACCAGGTTAGCTGATGATCAAAATGTAAAGGTGATATCGATGTCTAATGGCTGGATCTTTAATATATCAGCTTTAGCTGACGCTGTGAAATATGCAAAAAGTAAAGGTAAACTAATCTTTGCTGCTGCCGGTACCTCTATTAAACCAATTAATCTGGGCTTCTTCGTGATTGATATCCCTAAAAGTGTGGGAGTAATATTTCCGGCTTCCATGAACGAAACTGTTGCGGTTACAGGCACCGATTACAGCACAACAGGAAACCTGGTGAGTTGTAAAGAGTGTCATGAAGGTAATAAAGTTTATTTTACAACCACTACTGCAACTTCAGCAGGCATCAATAACGCAGTAGCAGTTTATCATGATACCCCGGGTCAATATGGTTTCTCAGGCTCTTCTTCGGCGGCTACAGCAATTAATGCTGGTATCGCAGCACTGGTTTGGGCTGCGCACCCATCGTGGAATGATAAACAGGTTTTACAAAGAATGGTAGAATCTGCTAAATTATATCCTAATAAAGATTCAAAACTGGGCTATGGCCCGATCAATGTTTTAAAAGCTGTTCAGCCTTAAAAAAACCGCTATAAACAAAGCCTGGTCCTTTCCTTAATCTTCAAAGGGGAACCAGGCTTTTTCTTGAAAAAATGAATTTCAAATATCGGATCCTGAATTAGAAAATTGCAGGGTATTTTGCTTCATTATGTGCATTCATCATCTGGTAAATTGTTTCTACTACATCATCTACTGATGGTTTAGTGAAGTAATCCCCGTCAGATCCATATGGAGGACGGTGAGCTTTGGCAGATAATGTTTGTGGTTGTGCATCTAAATGGTAATATCCACCCTGATTCTCTAAAATCTGTTGCAGGATATAAGCTGTTCCGCCACCCGGAACATCTTCATCTACCACTAATAATTTATTCGTTTTCTGTAAAGAAGACGCGCATAAATGGTCTGTATCAAAAGGAAGTAAAGTTTGAGGATCGATGATCTCTACTGAAATTCCGTAAGCTGCCAGTTCTTCAGCTGCTTCTTCTACAATCCTTAAAGTCGAGCCATAAGATACCACAGTAATATCTGTTCCTTCTCTTACAATTTCAGCTTTTCCTAAAGGTACCGTATACTCCCCTACATTATCAGGCAACATCTCTTTTAAGCGATAGCCATTCAGGCATTCAATCATTAAAGCTGGTTCATCTGCTCTGAACAACGTATTGTACATTCCCGCAGCCTGTGTCATATTACGAGGCACACACAGGTGTAAACCACGTAGAGAGCCTAAGATCATACCAATTGGTGAACCTGAATGCCATACCCCTTCCAAACGGTGCCCGCGGGTCCTGATAATTACCGGTGCTTTTTGTCCGCCTTTGGTACGGTAAGACAAACTAGCCAAATCATCACTCAAAACATTCAGTGCATATAACAGATAATCCAGGTATTGAATCTCTGCGATTGGTCTTAAACCACGCAAGGCTAACCCGATACCCTGACCTGCAATAGTCATTTCTCTGATCCCTGTATCAGTAACTCTTAATTCACCATATTTAGCCTGCAAGCCTGCAAAACCCTGGTTCACATCACCAATGTTTCCTAAGTCTTCACCAAATGCCACTAAACGCTGATCGCGTGCAAAGTTAGCATCAAAACAAGCATTCAGTAATTCGCGGCCATCTACCATTT is a window encoding:
- a CDS encoding S8/S53 family peptidase yields the protein MKNKNSVAILCATFLVVLVSCRKDNLTNNSQDALHPKDKLYSVQEINAVIQSSLQKTGDFKWNEQSDELLYSAVIHGDSLLSVGYGNPQSNTITQSNNAEAQMSNISVSEAKKAGVNIDGIKSGILQQVKTAEAKENVLQYESPVLTNMVVKIGNLSTLQELRKSKAIRYVEPADYNKHLLKSRSAIATESLSSGGGGDPAELPGWFIQGSGEPLIPKSYGDQKIPDAWKVSTGRGITIGLIDNGVYQAQTAFTSQEFGAGRTIALFGTFKGNSSSNDGVYANKDDMSADHGTAMASLIAAPKKVNLPVGIAYNCNLVSYRATDFVALWASKQQQGVSTALTRLADDQNVKVISMSNGWIFNISALADAVKYAKSKGKLIFAAAGTSIKPINLGFFVIDIPKSVGVIFPASMNETVAVTGTDYSTTGNLVSCKECHEGNKVYFTTTTATSAGINNAVAVYHDTPGQYGFSGSSSAATAINAGIAALVWAAHPSWNDKQVLQRMVESAKLYPNKDSKLGYGPINVLKAVQP